attgtaataatatttcacaattttactgtatttttaaacaaataaatgcagccttggtgagcataagagactcaaaaaaagagggaaaaaacaaacaacttcTGACAGTGTAatatttcaagttttttctactgcttacacacattttcaaaactttgcctctttttttcaaaactttacacacaaatccaagaattgcacactcAAAATGCCTCGCATCTCTTGAATGAAgtactgcattcaaaatatcacaaacacatctcaaaagcaaacatttgcaaacacctttgcttTGCCATAaaattaattcctgttagatttttgtgttacattgcaaaaatgttttatgaaattgaaaacggAGTCAAAGGCcgagaattagtgtatggttttgcagatttggtgtgtgcttctgctgtttgagtgtcagctttcagaaattgtgtgacaagtaaagattttgtgtgcaAGCAGGTGAAAAAACctgtaattattaaataatacgTTAACCATCCACTAAAACACAGCCACACGGGGGTGCTGTTATCtctattagtgctgtcaacgattaatcgcatccaaaataaaagtttttgtttacgtaatatatgtgtgtgtactgtgtatatttattatgtatacataaatacaaacacatgcatgtatatctTTAAGACAAATatgctatgtttatatattaaatatatttatatataatatagtaatataaatatataaatgtatacacgtaaatattttcaaaatatatactgtatgtgtgtgtatttatatataaacataataaataaacagtacacatacatatattatgtaaacaaaaacttttattttgaatgcgattaatcacgattaatcgtttgacagcactagtttctACAttgtaaaggttttttttacGTTTATTGAGGTAACTGTTAGGAACTCTCTTTTAAATATCATAAGATTTCCACAGACAGaatttcaaaacaaacacaagctTCTTCAAACTACTTGagagtttttattttggaaaGTTCAGTCAGCCTGTTTAATTTTCTAATGGAAACGCTCATTCGTAACATACACATTTACCAGCACACAGAACTAATTCTCCCGTTTGATTTCCACAAACATTATGTTAAAACAACCTGCACATCAAGCAAAAAACTCCCCTCCTGATTATTTCTACAGAGTTTCCGCTCTTTTCGACAGACatgaacacatatacatatacatatacatatacatgtatacatacatacatacatatatatatatatatgctttctGTGAGGTGTGGCTGCAGTGGGAGGGGGTCGTGGGATGAGGTCACTAGTGTCCAGTCTGTCCGTCGGAGCTGAGGAAGGTTTGTGTGTGACGCTGAGGTCATGTGACGTGCCGAGTCCGTTTCAGACCAGTGTTGAGACTTCAAGAACAATAATTTAGCAGACATCCACAGAGGCGCCCAGCATTATCAAACTGGGGTTACAAATCAAGAGGAGAAGGGGGTAAGTCATTAGTGGTGTTTATCAGGCAGACGTGGATGTCCAGAGAGGTCACCGGTCCTGCCGCTAATGTTCGTTACGCAGGAGGCCTGGAGCGCTTTCGTTAACAGTCGCTTTCAGATGAGACGCTACATCTTGCCTCTCTGGTCCAGTCTGCCGCACGGAACCGTGGGTAAACTTCTCCCGACGCGCGCCGTCAGCTGAGGACCAGAAAACAGCAAGAGGTGAAGATCTGTGTCATATTTCACTgcaaaatcaactgaaaaattatattttgcttttttgtacCAATACAATTTGTGGCATTTTGCTGCCAATTCTCATTAacataatgacaaaaaaatatcataatgtGTCTGACTGTTttactttttagttttttttctttccagtattgcaatacattttttacaaaataattttttagtttacaaatatctatatctatttttataaataaatgtaaaattaaaattcactaatatgcatatattacagtaataaaaacTAGATTTTTGTTGGTAATTGTCATAAAAGTctctatataaatattatattatttagagaaataaacagtaaatatcatatatgatatggcaaaaaattataattataattaattcatatttcacaaaatgttaaagttaaacagattttttttttggatgctgAATTAATGTATtaccttttattattattttttattacagtcaTGTTATCAGTTAAAgacaaaaaagaaggaaaacctgttgttgtttttttcaaatgactATACAATACTACTAtttctaataattattattattattattattgctgttaagaattattcattttaaataagtaaacacaaatacaataacatcattaatattgaaaaaattacatatatatttaaaaatgtatagacTTGAGGTGAAGTGagtttttttagttaaaaagtTTCTGGTGagtagaattttttatttttaataaaagtatcAAGTTCTTCAgaaagggtgcattaaattgatcaaaaattacaGACATTTATAGTGTCCCTTTTTTGttcttaaataaatgctgttctttctatttGTCAAATAATaagcagaaatgtttcttgaaaacaaatcaaatcagcaataatgctgaaaattcagctttgcatcacaggaataaattactttttaacatACATTCATGTAGAAAAACAgcctttttaaaattgtaacaatatttcagaatattaccattttcactgtatttttgatcaaataaatgcagccttggtgagcagaagagactttaaaaacatttaaaataattgtacttTTGAATGCCGGTGTTCATAAATCCCATCATGTACATGAAAGAAACAtgttgttataaaatattttttactaaaaaagtaataatagtaacagtGAAGCTTACTTTAGCAGACACcactaataaatacataaatataacatatcTCTCAAAAGTGCTGGCCTTTCAAGAGGCATTTCTCAGCAATTCTGTGATTGTTAGTTATGATTtgcagttgtttattttgactcATTTCCAGTGTGTTATATCATTCATGCGGTCTGTATGTTTACGGTGTCATGTCAGTCTGGGTTTTTTGGCACCTGGATCACGACACGACGCAGCGGCAGCTCATGCAGTCCTGTCCGCTCTCGTCCGGCGGGTTCAGCTTCCTCATCTTGTGCTGACGGATCTCTCGCACCAGCGTGTAAAACGCGTCCTCCACACCCTGCACACACACCAGGAGAAACGCCAAGCAATGCTGGTGCTATCGAGAGACTCAGGAAACTCACAAACATCTCACAGATCAGTAACAAACCAGACCAGTATCGAGGTCCGAGTAACACTTCTATGCACAGAACTGCACAGGAACCTGCAGCTAGTGATGAAACCAGTAAAAGTGACAGACATATTGCAGTAATGTGAGGGTAAATGTGTGCTCTTGGTCTTTTCCTTGCAGCTCTCGTCAGATGGGCAAAACACAAAGCGGCAGTGAGTCATTCCCTGCAGTGTTATACAACACaccctctgtgtgtgtgtatgtgtgtgtgtgtgtaggtggcCGTGAGGAGAATTACTGCACTAAATACTGTAAATCCAAAGAATCTTCCAGAACCAAAAAAACTTATAAAACCCCTGAGACTCAGGAAGCTAAAATATACATCCATCATAAATGTTGTCCTTGAAAGATACAAACTATAAAATCTTGAAGAAGAAACAATCAGCACTTGTGTACAGTACTTCACaagtctttttaaaaatgagattttctatttacacaaaatgttgcaaacttttaaaattaagGGCATATCTTATCTCCTTCACACAtactaaaatattgttttgaagtaaTCTGTTTTTACTAGTTTGAAGCAggtttattatagttaactagaactacaaacattaataaaaatcaaaatcaaatacaACTTTGGGTGAtttgacataaaataaacattacctgaaataaaatgtatttaagaaaaaataaaataaaaaattattttgcatttcacTAAAACCGAGATACtaattaatactaataataaactatttGCACTTcactaaaaagtaaaataattgaactaaaatcaaactgaaaacagaaaatgcacaAAGTCTAAATATTAAAAGTGTAATAGTGCCTCAAATattgctaaaatattattattaagaatatttttttaatattacaaatattttgatattattaaaaaaagaaatatagtaTTATTGCAATAATACTACTGTGCTGTAGTGATGACCACTTTCGAGACGCTGCTTCAGCTTCGAAACCtttgtgaatcatttgtttTGAAGCAGTGACTCACAGCGTGTGAAACTGTCAAAGTCACGTCACGTCCGTAAATGAGGCTTCCTTACGTCACAACTGTTTCGAAATGTTTCAAAGTTTCAGTGGTTCAGCACAGGAGGAGGCGATTGTCTTTAACCCGATAACCAGCGTCTATGGTATTTACCTGATCTCggattaattttataaattcgtagacatttttaaatcagaCATTTGTATAATAAAAGCGTTTTGAGCGCTTCGAaaaagtgaatcattttgcaaaGCAATTGCTTCAACTGATTCAAAGTTTCGAAAAGCTTTGCTTCTCCCATCACTActgtgctgtaaaaaaaaaatatttatttaatatttgatatttaagtatttaataataataataacaactaattGTGATGCAAAAACAGTGGACATGTGAATAGGCCTGTAAACACGTGAACTAACAttttaaccaaaaatgaaaatgaaccgAAAACCTTCCTGTCTGAAGTAGATCTCTTTTGGAAGGATTACTTCtatgaataaatcataaaagtatttttattttttgggtgaaatctTTCTTTAAGGACTTTGTACAAGTTACATTttctgcacaaaacaaaaaagcaaacaaacaaacaaaaacacaacaaagctttaaaaaaaacaaaaacaaagcaatgctaaaaaaaaaaaaaacagtaaaaaaattcaaacaaaaacaaaacaaaacaaaacaaaacaaaacaaaacaaaacaaagcaatgctaaaaaaaaaaaaacagtaaagaaattcaaacaaaaacaaaacaaaacaaaacaaaagaaaagcaaaagcaaaaaaaaaaaagatttgcaataAACCGAGTCAGAAATGCTGTATTGTAGGTGGGTCAGTTATTTTGGGCACAGTTTACTCAGATGACTATACTTTAGGAAATTTTGACCCTAGACACAGTCTCACTAGTTTTGctgcaagtaaataaataaataaaaaataaaaaaaatagatcaataaaatgtattcatctTTAACTGACTGTCAGAAACTGTGACTCACCTGTCGTGTTTTGGCTGAGGTCTCGATGAAGGGGATCCCGTAGCTGCGCGCGAGCTCCTGCGCTTGCCGTGTGTCCACCGTCCGGGCCGGGAGGTCGCATTTGTTACCCACCAGCACCATGGGCACGTCATCCGAGTCCTTTACCCGTTTGATCTGTTCCCTGAGAGCCAACACAAAATGTCACGGTCAAACACAACCAGACTGTGGGCGGACATTTGATCGTAAACAAAATGTGGAGAAACTTGACTTCATTTCAACAATTAGCTAAGACACAGTTTTGACCAATTCATTAAAAATCGTTCTTTCAGAATAGCGAAATCCACACAAAAACTATAATGATAATGACACActttaaaatcacattcaaagtggttttttgtttggtttttttccagttgataaataataaaaacaatgacagccaatcagaatccatccggCTGTAAAGAGTTCAAGTATTTAAagcaacaaaacacacaaaactgcAGTGTGCGCTTACAAAACACAATATTGCTGTCTGTTGGCGTGGATGTTTAAACAGTTATCATCATAGCTTTCATTCTAGGTGTGAACGGTCCTTAAGTCCTGCCTTCCAAAGAAAAGAGCCAATCGCTAAAGTCATTGCCTGGTTTGTACAAGACACTTGTGCTCAGCCTTCGCTCTTAGTTtgcaaggtcatgggttcgaatcccagcgAATGAATAAACTGGTAAAGTTACTTTGGACTAAAAATGTCtggcaaatgcatgaatgtaatgTGAGATATAAATCTAGGCATCCAATAGCAATACATCACACTGATAACGTAAGACTCTACACAGAATAACCTGCAAGTTTGTCAGtttccaaaacattacattttcaagCTGAAAGAGAAGAATAaaccggtcaaaagtttggaatctgtatgattttttaatgcttttgaaagaagtctcttctgctcaccaaggctgcatttatttgatcaaaaatacagtacaaacagcAATATTTGTACAATCTAAAATtacttttctatgtgaatatatgttaaaatgtcacatggttcttcagaaatcattctgatatatTGATTGGTGCCCATTATTAataatgagcataagagacttttttcaaaaacatttaaaaatcttatctATTACATACTTTTGACTGATAGTGTATATAATGCAAACTGATTATCAACTGCCATCTGCATCTGATATTAAACAGTGCACTACTATTCCCCATGTTGTACTATACTTcatgtattaaaaatacattatctAGACCCCATTACCCACAAACGGATTGATGTAATCCAGTTATCCTCCTTTTGCTTTCTCCTTTCATGTCCTTGAAAGCTCTCTCCTTTAGTCTAATTGAGTCGGGATCGATTTCACTGGTACTGCACCATCATACTCCATCTCACTTTCTGCTGTCCTCTCAAGCACAAATACTGAATATTTATCGACGGATGCCCAGTCAAAGATGCAATTTAAGGATCTGACGTGTAATCCATGTTGTGTTTCTGCTGTGACGTCAAACGTGCTGATAAATAAGACTAAGAGGTGACAGTGGGAATCAGAATCAATGCTAACATGATTTCAGGGGTCACAGGGTTACAGGGCTCACACTTCTCGGTGTAATTTGCAGTTTAACACATCAGCTTTGGCTCTTGGCTTTAAAAAGTAttccaggtcatatttcacaccaaaattaaaagaaagaaagatataaggaaggaaagaaagaaagagacagacagacagatagcgTTAAAGTCACCAAGAAATCACAAAAGAATATACTTAATTGTATGgtatattgtttattataaatgatttattcatgcacactattcatttttttaattcatgtgcccttgtaatctttaatcaaaataatttcCTTTGTAATGACATATCTTCTCTCaactttaattataatttaaatcatATACGTGtaagatatataaaataaataagtatactttatataatacacacacacacacacacattttttaaattatataaaatactttttaaattaattcaaagCAGCACAACAAATATTGCCGTGATGTatgaatattttactttttaactaATATAGCTTTACTTTTGTTCAGAGTTCAGTGATGAGAAAGAGATCTTGTGCattatggcaaaaaaaaaaaaaatttggtgtttcatatcatgaaaataatgagACAAATCTTAATGGTCTAAAAATATGCttcaatttctttaataaaaatagaatttcttatttttgtcttttgattttggcgtgaaatacaggtgctggtcatataattagaatatcatcaaaaagttgatttatttcactaattccattcaaaaagtgaaacttgtatattatattcattcattacacacagactgatatatttcaaatgtttattatttcaaattcttttaatttagatgattagagcttacagctcatgaaagtcaaaaatcagtatctcaaaatattagaatattacttaagaccaatacaaagaaaggatttttagaaatcttggccaactgaaaagtatgaaaatgaaaagtatgagcatgtacagcactcaatacttagttggggctcctttgcctgaattactgcagcaatgcggtggcatggagtcgatcagtctgtggcactgctcaggtgttatgagagcccaggttgctctgatagcggccttcagctcatctgcattgttgggtctggtgtccctcatcttcctcttgacaataccccatagattctctatggggttcaggtcaagcgagtttgctggccaatcaagcacagtaacactatggtcattgaaccagcttttggtacctttggcagtgtgggcaggtgccaagtcctgctggaaaatgaaatcagcatctccataaagcttgtcaacagaaggaagcatgaagtgctctaaaatttcctggtagatggctgcgttgactgtggacatcagaaaacacagtggaccaacaccagcagatgacatggcagcccaaatcatcactgactgtggaaacttcacactggacttcaagcaacatggattctgtgcctctccactcttccttcagactctgggaccttgatttccaaatgaaatgtaaaatttactttcatctgaaaagaggactttggaccactgagcaacagtccagttcttttctccacagcccagttaagatgcttctgacgttgtctctggttcagaagtggcttggtagcccttttcctgaagacgcctgagcgtggtgactcttgatgcactgactccagcttcagttctctccttgtgaagctctcccaagtgtttgaatcagctttgcttgactgtattctcaagcttgcggtcatccctgttgcttgtgcaccttttcctacccaaattcttccttccagtcaactttgcatttaatatgctttgatacagcactctgtaaacagccacacctttcagtaatgacctctgtgacttaccctctttgtggagggtgtcaatgttcgtcttctggatcattgccaagtcagctgtcttccccattattgtggtttcaaagaacaagagatacccagaatttatactgtagggatggtcatttattcaaactcaaatgtaaatattctaatattttgagatactgatttttgactttcatgagctgtaagctctaatcatcaaaattaaaagaaataaacatttgaaatatatcagtctgtgtgtaatgaatgaatataatatacaagtttcactttttgaatggaattagtgaaataaatcaactttttgatgatattctaattatatgaccagcacctgtacaacCTGAACTTATTGTTGACAGGTTGCATCATGGATAAtgcgatttttaaaaaatgaaataattttaatgcaatgtgtaaataaacagaccatttttttttattcatttacagtgaaaatttcagtgcattttCAAGGGCACAATCCAGTAATCTCTATATAAAACTATGCAATTAGAAATTTCATGTGAAATTCAGATTTTGCAATAGTTTGTCAGGCAAATTTGTCGCAATGACCAatagaaagctgcttggtttaaatatgacttctgtgacCTGTGCTTCAAACATTGCTAGCCAAAGGCAATGGACCTGTTTTGCTTacaaaaatgtagctgaaattgATCacttttaaacagcattttcaAACATGATCACAACCAAAACACAATGACATTTGCCCTTGCAATTGAAAaggttagccaatcataacagaaattatttacatatagaAGTCTTAAAGTTACCAcagcaaaaaaaatttaaatgttttttcaacCAAAATTGTTTCTGATATCCATTTTCTTGCTTCAAGATAAAATTGAAGAAATGCAAAGGATACTGAAGGGATATTTTGAGGACAAATTCCCAACAGAGAGAAACGGTTTCAGCCTGACAGCTGACTTTCAAACACACACCTGTACTGATGAATGTCCTCAAAGGACTTGGTGTTATTGATGGCAAAGACACAGAGGAAGCCCTCTCCTGTCCTCATGTACTGATCCCTCATGGCGCTGTACTCCTCCTGACCTGCAGTGTCCAAGATGTCCAGGAGACACGTCTCCCCATCAATCACCACCTGCTTCCTGTAGGAGTCCTGCAGACAAATCAACACCAAACTCAAGCCTGCTTTCATCAGTAAGACCATTTCTTGTTTATTTCTTACTCAGTAGCCAATAAGCTTTAGTTATTTCACACACATGGACAtgatttgatgtttttaaaatttctttctttcttttttttaaatgtgccaAATAAAAGACTTTGGGGACAAAGCAACATGGACTGAAACAGTAAACAGACTGGAGATGGTTGAGTTGTGTCCCGTCAGACACATAAACACGCGTCTCTGTGCTCATGTGTGTTAGCGCACAGCGATTGAGCCATAAAAAGGACATTGTTTGTCCAGAGACGGGCGTGGCGGGaaaagaggacagagagagCGAGGGACGTGTAGAagcacgtacacacacacacacacacacatccctcATGCTGAGAGCAAACGCAGGCCGAGGGGAAACTCCTGCGGTTTATTTAACACTGAGTGTGCAGAGAAACACAGACTGAATCAGTGAATGGTGGGGCTGGAGTTTGTTCATTGCCCTGTGATGTTGTGAGATATAGTGAAGAGACTGACCACTGGTCAATTTAATAAAGCATAACCTACAGTACAAGAAAGCTAAGGATGTACCAGAATCAACTCAAACAAAAGGTTCcattagttaaagggatagttcacccaaaaatgaaaactctgtcattaattactcaccctcatgtcgctccaagggtccttacacgatcaaggctcagaaacgtagcaaggacatcgttaaaataatccatgtgacatcagtggttcaaccgtaattttacaaagctacgaaaatactttttgtgcgcaaagaaaacaaaaataacgactttattcaacaacttgtctcctccgcgtcaccctatagcgtcattttggagagtatccactgaacgtAAAGAACATATACATCGTATATACGCAGATATGCTTTGATCTGAACGAAAACAAAGTATCCACTTACATACGATGCATGTGCTGTTTAcgtgtgatactctccaaaatggcgctatagggcggcacggaggagacgaattgttgaataaagctgATGAACTGAcggttttctttgcgcacaaaagtattctcgtagcttcgtaaattactgttgaacccctgatgtcacatggattattttaacgatgtctttgctacgtttctgagccttgatcgtggtaatatccttgctgtctatcagagagctctcggaattcatcaaaaatatcttaatttgtgttccgaagatgaacgaaggtctacaggtttggaacgacatgagggtgagtaattaatgacagaattttcatttttgagtgaactatccctttaacattcaTTAACTCacataaagggatagttcacctaaaaatgaaaagttgccaAAAATGTGCCCTCAGTCCAGCCAAGATGTAGGttagtttgttttttatcagatttgtagaaatgtagcattatatcacttactcaccaaaggatgctctgcagtgaatgggtgccgtcagaatgagagtccaaacagctgataaatacatcacaataatccaaaccATTCCAGCCCATCAGTTAATATCTTGAGAAGCGAAAAGCCtccataaatatatcattaaggcgttttaactttactgttgcttctggctaaaatatgagtccgtaatccataataacgcatatcacctgttgtctctcacatcaaaatccacccatatatttgtttagagctgttttggactgtttttgcttgtaaatggtgct
This genomic stretch from Onychostoma macrolepis isolate SWU-2019 chromosome 25, ASM1243209v1, whole genome shotgun sequence harbors:
- the hrasa gene encoding HRas proto-oncogene, GTPase a; amino-acid sequence: MTEYKLVVVGAGGVGKSALTIQLIQNHFVDEYDPTIEDSYRKQVVIDGETCLLDILDTAGQEEYSAMRDQYMRTGEGFLCVFAINNTKSFEDIHQYREQIKRVKDSDDVPMVLVGNKCDLPARTVDTRQAQELARSYGIPFIETSAKTRQGVEDAFYTLVREIRQHKMRKLNPPDESGQDCMSCRCVVS